In Daphnia magna isolate NIES linkage group LG5, ASM2063170v1.1, whole genome shotgun sequence, a single genomic region encodes these proteins:
- the LOC116922944 gene encoding EEF1A lysine methyltransferase 2 isoform X3, which yields MATENSSLTTGENEEESSSVLGTKNFWDQQYVTELENFKDHGDIGEIWFGKKVMDSIVKWTTDKFEKKINILDLGCGNGVLLIQLAQKGFENLVGVDYSESAVVLANTIAESRQAKISYKTMDVLSEGGVDSEDHEKYDLLLDKGTFDAISLMEDFGSAVRERYLKATSSLLKEDGLFLIATCNWTINEIMQHMETYYSRMEVIPTPSMQFGGQQGNKVSVVVFRKNICRTSLRLWSRKKKSVYLTSVVASENATRQ from the exons ATGGCAACAGAGAACAGCTCACTTACCACtggagaaaatgaagaagaatcaTCATCAGTACTAGGAACAAAGAACTT TTGGGACCAGCAGTATGTAACCGAACTGGAAAATTTCAAAGATCATGGAGATATTG gGGAAATATGGTTTGGGAAAAAAGTAATGGATTCAATTGTAAAATGGACAACAgacaagtttgaaaaaaagattaacATTTTGGATCTTGGCTGTGGTAATGGAGTGCTTCTTATTCAGCTG GCTCAGAAGGGATTCGAGAACCTCGTGGGTGTCGATTACTCCGAATCGGCTGTCGTCTTAGCCAACACAATTGCGGAAAGTCGCCAAGCAAAAATAAGTTACAAA ACAATGGACGTGCTTAGCGAAGGTGGAGTCGATAGTGAGGACCATGAGAAATATGACTTACTCCTAGACAAGGGGACGTTTGACGCCATTTCGCTGATGGAAGATTTCGGCTCGGCGGTGCGCGAACGTTACCTCAAAGCCACGTCTAGTCTGTTGAAAGAAGACGGGCTGTTTCTCATAGCTACCTGCAATTGGACTATTAACGAAATTATGCAACACATGGAAACCT ACTATAGCCGGATGGAAGTCATACCAACACCTTCAATGCAGTTCGGTGGACAGCAGGGGAACAAAGTCAGCGTTGTCGTCTTCCGGAAGAACA tCTGTAGAACTTCCCTAAGGCTCTggagcaggaaaaaaaaatcag TTTATCTCACCTCTGTAGTGGCGAGTGAGAATGCTACTCGTCAGTAA
- the LOC116922994 gene encoding serine/arginine-rich splicing factor 1B, with translation MSSSRNNEARIYVGNLPPDIRTKDIEDLFYKFGKIAYIDLKNRRGPPFAFVEFEDPRDAEDAVHARDGYDYDGYRLRVEFPRGSQNSGGGHRGSSGRSGGRGGGDGGGRGGGDGGGSNGGRSRGPPARRTNYRVIVTGLPPTGSWQDLKDHMREAGDVCYADTYKDGTGMVEFLRYEDMKYAIKKLDDSRFRSHEGEVSYVRVKEDSGDGRSGGTRDRSRSYSPAGGGGGKTRGSRGSPSYSPVRRGGSYSRSRSRSPRSRSRS, from the exons ATGTCAAGTTCCCGCAACAATGAAGCCCGAATTTATGTTGGTAATTTGCCACCCGACATCCGTACTAAAGATATTGAAGACTTGTTCTACAAATTTGGAAAGATTGCCTATATTGATTTGAAGAACCGAAGAGGACCTCCGTTTGCCTTTGTTGAATTTGAGGATCCCAG GGATGCTGAGGATGCTGTGCATGCTCGTGACGGGTACGACTATGATGGATATCGTCTAAGAGTAGAGTTTCCAAGAGGATCACAAAATTCTGGTGGTGGACACAG gggTAGCAGTGGTCGAAGTGGAGGTAGAGGTGGTGGCGATGGTGGAGGTAGAGGTGGTGGTGATGGTGGTGGAAGCAATGGAGGTAGAAGTCGAGGACCACCTGCAAGAAGAACTAATTACAGAGTAATTGTTACTG GGTTACCTCCTACTGGCTCATGGCAAGATTTAAAAGATCACATGAGAGAGGCTGGTGATGTCTGTTATGCTGACACCTATAAAGATGGAACTGGAATGGTTGAGTTTCTTCGTTACGAGGACATGAAGTACGCCATCAAGAAACTAGATGACTCAAGATTTCGTTCCCATGAG GGGGAAGTGTCCTATGTCCGAGTGAAAGAAGACAGTGGtgatg GTCGCAGTGGTGGAACTCGTGATCGCTCGCGATCCTATTCTCCAGCTGGTGGGGGGGGTGGCAAGACACGCGGAAGTCGCGGATCTCCTAGCTATTCTCCTGTGCGTCGTGGTGGTTCTTATTCCCGTTCGCGCTCACGCTCACCTCGTTCGAGATCACGGTCATAA
- the LOC116922842 gene encoding U4/U6 small nuclear ribonucleoprotein Prp3 isoform X1, whose protein sequence is MADLHPTKSKFSVMATTSIKRLKEEDPMDGAGREAKKLKSRFHDDSSEDGKTNLDNSEQLSSSQIREMMLNAQKMIEERKRSLHQPPALLKTAPVLSSLPAPAVPKAPAPSSMDERAKKIAELQAQIQSKLATSTLATLNLNLPKTVSAAGSTNEVSSEPKPGPLILNADGRTVDATGKEIALTQYTPTLKANIRAKKREVLKTHMGKGPHQQNEEAGSLTESRFFDPRVAAKSALRTRRTFHFHEQGKFQQVASRMRMKAQLDKLQNEISQIARKTGINSVTALALVAPRIGDRKEEEEVDLEWWDSVILQTRSYEGEDGQPNLRQETITNLIEHPIQMRAPTDPLALPYLPVFLTEKERKKLRRTTRRENWKEKQENIRLGLEPPPQAKVRISNLMRVLGNEAIQDPTKIEAHVREQMAKRLQNHQEANAARKLTADQRREKKEKKLQEDTSTTGVHVAIYRIKDLSNLSKKFKIETNAKQLYMTGCAVIFKDVNVVIVEGGPKQQKKYKRLMLNRIRWEEDAVKVSKHDAGSAAQPETRNSCQLVWEGTTKQRNFGDLIFKLCPSEVVAREHFRKHGVEHYWDLAYSTAVLEETEEK, encoded by the exons ATGGCTGACTTACATCCTACAAAAAGT AAATTTTCAGTCATGGCTACAACAAGCATTAAGCGACTTAAAGAAGAGGATCCAATGGATGGTGCAGGACGGGAAGCAAAAAAGTTAAAATCCAGATTCCATGATGATAGCAGTGAAGATGGGAAAACCAACCTGGACAATTCAGAACAGctatcttcttctcaaattcGAGAAATGATGTTAAATGCTCAAAAGATGATTGAAGAAAGGAAGCGTTCCCTTCATCAGCCACCAGCCCTTCTCAAAACTGCTCCAGTCCTCTCATCTCTTCCGGCACCTGCAGTTCCTAAGGCCCCTGCTCCATCTTCAATGGATGAACGAGCCAAAAAAATTGCAGAATTGCAGGCTCAAATTCAATCAAAACTAGCAACTTCCACTCTGGCAACATTGAACTTGAATCTGCCCAAAACAGTGAGTGCCGCCGGATCAACTAACGAAGTTTCTAGTGAGCCAAAGCCTGGCCCTCTCATCCTTAATGCTGATGGAAGAACAGTAGATGCTACTGGAAAAGAAATAGCGCTAACTCAATACACACCTACTCTCAAAGCAAATATTCGCGCCAAAAAACGTGAGGTGCTCAAGACTCATATGGGCAAAGGCCCTCACCAGCAGAACGAGGAAGCCGGAAGTTTAACAGAAAGTCGTTTTTTCGACCCCCGTGTGGCAGCCAAATCGGCTTTACGGACACGCAGAACTTTTCACTTTCATGAGCAGGGCAAATTCCAGCAGGTGGCATCCCGAATGCGAATGAAAGCTCAGTTGGATAAGCTGCAAAACGAAATTTCGCAAATTGCTCGCAAAACTGGCATCAACTCTGTCACTGCCCTTGCTCTAGTGGCTCCCCGAATTGGTGATcgaaaggaagaagaagaagtcgATTTGGAGTGGTGGGATTCCGTCATATTGCAAACGCGGAGCTacgaaggcgaagacggccaacCTAATTTACGTCAGGAGACGATCACTAATTTGATCGAGCATCCAATCCAGATGCGCGCTCCCACTGATCCGCTCGCCTTGCCCTACTTGCCCGTCTTCCTGACTGAGAAAGAACGCAAGAAGTTACGCCGGACTACGAGGCGTGagaattggaaagaaaaacaggaaaatatcCGTCTAGGATTAGAGCCACCTCCCCAAGCCAAAGTTCGCATATCCAATTTGATGCGCGTGCTGGGTAATGAAGCTATACAAGACCCTACGAAAATTGAAGCCCACGTCCGAGAACAAATGGCCAAACGTCTTCAAAATCATCAGGAAGCCAATGCCGCGCGAAAATTGACGGCCGACCAGCGacgtgaaaagaaagaaaagaagcttCAGGAGGACACGAGCACAACAGGTGTGCACGTCGCGATCTACCGCATCAAGGATTTATCCAATCTGTCtaagaaattcaaaatagaAACCAATGCCAAGCAGCTTTACATGACAGGATGTGCCGTCATTTTCAAGGACGTTAACGTCGTCATCGTAGAAGGTGGtccaaaacaacaaaagaaatacaaacgTTTGATGCTGAATCGCATACGATGGGAGGAGGACGCCGTCAAGGTTAGCAAACACGACGCGGGATCAGCTGCTCAGCCTGAAACGCGAAATTCTTGCCAGCTCGTTTGGGAAGGTACGACAAAACAACGCAATTTCGGTGACCTCATCTTCAAACTCTGCCCGTCCGAGGTTGTGGCTCGAGAGCATTTTCGCAAACACGGCGTCGAACACTACTGGGACCTGGCTTATTCCACGGCCGTTCTAGAAGAAACGGAAGAGAAGTGA
- the LOC116922944 gene encoding zinc transporter ZIP1 isoform X1 — MLLVSKICSAILLAVLRLLAGLLPLKVHRKLEKWSSQGGGQNGSRRRDRVEIFLSMFLCFGAGLLLSTCFVHMIPEVRTSFVQASKVGDWPLLELYPFAEVVICIGFFAVYLLEEMGEKMIKHDPPEENAHEMERSKSQSLLGLEIDGHQRRNSNHHSHGDHAHAHGPALSAEEQKSVAAAIRGFLLVAALSFHSIFEGMAIGLQPTLSDVWFLFTAVIVHELAIMFCIGMEMLASKLRVLLYVIYMVELGLITSVGVGVGIVVTEYVHDPSATHLLVIAILQGIAAGTLLYVTFLEVLERERHKPGNGLAKLLAIAIGFFLLTVMETLTGQHDPVTTNSTALPMNSSIVLEEKPFDVSLILNATLS, encoded by the exons ATGCTACTCGTCAGTAAAATATGTTCAGCTATTCTTCTAGCTGTACTCAGACTGTTGGCTGGTTTGCTACCTCTAAAAGTCCATCGAAAACTGGAAAAATGGAGCAGTCAAGGTGGTGGACAAAATGGAAGCCGACGACGGGATCGAGTAGAAATTTTTCTCTCAATGTTTCTCTGTTTCGGTGCTGGACTTCTGCTATCTACTTGCTTCGTTCACATGATTCCAGAA GTTCGGACGTCTTTCGTTCAGGCTTCGAAGGTTGGTGATTGGCCTTTACTGGAACTATACCCTTTCGCAGAAGTCGTCATCTGCATAGGTTTCTTTGCCGTCTATCTCCTGGAAGAGATGGGCGAGAAAATGATCAAACACGATCCACCTGAAGAAAATGCACATGAAATGGAGAGGTCGAAATCTCAATCGTTACTCGGTTTAGAGATTGATGGTCATCAACGAAGAAACAGTAACCACCACAGTCACGGAGATCACGCTCACGCTCACGGCCCGGCATTGTCTGCTGAAGAACAGAAATCTGTCGCTGCGGCGATCCGTGGATTTCTGTTGGTAGCCGCCTTGtcatttcattcaattttcgAAGGAATGGCCATCGGTTTGCAGCCTACACTCAGCGACGTGTGGTTTCTTTTCACGGCCGTTATCGTTCACGAACTGGCCATTATGTTCTGCATCGGGATGGAGATGCTAGCATCTAAACTTCGTGTTCTCCTCTATGTCATTTACATGGTTGAGCTAGGATTAATCACATCGGTGGGGGTTGGTGTTGGTATTGTTGTTACTGAATACGTCCATGATCCATCGGCTACCCACTTGCTAGTGATTGCCATTTTACAGGGTATCGCTGCTGGTACGCTTCTCTACGTCACGTTTCTTGAAGTTCTGGAACGTGAACGCCATAAGCCGGGTAACGGTCTAGCTAAACTGTTGGCCATCGCCATCGGATTTTTCCTCCTCACTGTCATGGAGACCTTAA CTGGACAGCACGATCCTGTTACGACTAACAGTACGGCCTTACCTATGAATAGCTCCATCGTTCTAGAAGAGAAGCCGTTTGATGTGTCACTTATTCTGAACGCCACCTTGTCGTAG
- the LOC116922842 gene encoding U4/U6 small nuclear ribonucleoprotein Prp3 isoform X2: MATTSIKRLKEEDPMDGAGREAKKLKSRFHDDSSEDGKTNLDNSEQLSSSQIREMMLNAQKMIEERKRSLHQPPALLKTAPVLSSLPAPAVPKAPAPSSMDERAKKIAELQAQIQSKLATSTLATLNLNLPKTVSAAGSTNEVSSEPKPGPLILNADGRTVDATGKEIALTQYTPTLKANIRAKKREVLKTHMGKGPHQQNEEAGSLTESRFFDPRVAAKSALRTRRTFHFHEQGKFQQVASRMRMKAQLDKLQNEISQIARKTGINSVTALALVAPRIGDRKEEEEVDLEWWDSVILQTRSYEGEDGQPNLRQETITNLIEHPIQMRAPTDPLALPYLPVFLTEKERKKLRRTTRRENWKEKQENIRLGLEPPPQAKVRISNLMRVLGNEAIQDPTKIEAHVREQMAKRLQNHQEANAARKLTADQRREKKEKKLQEDTSTTGVHVAIYRIKDLSNLSKKFKIETNAKQLYMTGCAVIFKDVNVVIVEGGPKQQKKYKRLMLNRIRWEEDAVKVSKHDAGSAAQPETRNSCQLVWEGTTKQRNFGDLIFKLCPSEVVAREHFRKHGVEHYWDLAYSTAVLEETEEK; encoded by the coding sequence ATGGCTACAACAAGCATTAAGCGACTTAAAGAAGAGGATCCAATGGATGGTGCAGGACGGGAAGCAAAAAAGTTAAAATCCAGATTCCATGATGATAGCAGTGAAGATGGGAAAACCAACCTGGACAATTCAGAACAGctatcttcttctcaaattcGAGAAATGATGTTAAATGCTCAAAAGATGATTGAAGAAAGGAAGCGTTCCCTTCATCAGCCACCAGCCCTTCTCAAAACTGCTCCAGTCCTCTCATCTCTTCCGGCACCTGCAGTTCCTAAGGCCCCTGCTCCATCTTCAATGGATGAACGAGCCAAAAAAATTGCAGAATTGCAGGCTCAAATTCAATCAAAACTAGCAACTTCCACTCTGGCAACATTGAACTTGAATCTGCCCAAAACAGTGAGTGCCGCCGGATCAACTAACGAAGTTTCTAGTGAGCCAAAGCCTGGCCCTCTCATCCTTAATGCTGATGGAAGAACAGTAGATGCTACTGGAAAAGAAATAGCGCTAACTCAATACACACCTACTCTCAAAGCAAATATTCGCGCCAAAAAACGTGAGGTGCTCAAGACTCATATGGGCAAAGGCCCTCACCAGCAGAACGAGGAAGCCGGAAGTTTAACAGAAAGTCGTTTTTTCGACCCCCGTGTGGCAGCCAAATCGGCTTTACGGACACGCAGAACTTTTCACTTTCATGAGCAGGGCAAATTCCAGCAGGTGGCATCCCGAATGCGAATGAAAGCTCAGTTGGATAAGCTGCAAAACGAAATTTCGCAAATTGCTCGCAAAACTGGCATCAACTCTGTCACTGCCCTTGCTCTAGTGGCTCCCCGAATTGGTGATcgaaaggaagaagaagaagtcgATTTGGAGTGGTGGGATTCCGTCATATTGCAAACGCGGAGCTacgaaggcgaagacggccaacCTAATTTACGTCAGGAGACGATCACTAATTTGATCGAGCATCCAATCCAGATGCGCGCTCCCACTGATCCGCTCGCCTTGCCCTACTTGCCCGTCTTCCTGACTGAGAAAGAACGCAAGAAGTTACGCCGGACTACGAGGCGTGagaattggaaagaaaaacaggaaaatatcCGTCTAGGATTAGAGCCACCTCCCCAAGCCAAAGTTCGCATATCCAATTTGATGCGCGTGCTGGGTAATGAAGCTATACAAGACCCTACGAAAATTGAAGCCCACGTCCGAGAACAAATGGCCAAACGTCTTCAAAATCATCAGGAAGCCAATGCCGCGCGAAAATTGACGGCCGACCAGCGacgtgaaaagaaagaaaagaagcttCAGGAGGACACGAGCACAACAGGTGTGCACGTCGCGATCTACCGCATCAAGGATTTATCCAATCTGTCtaagaaattcaaaatagaAACCAATGCCAAGCAGCTTTACATGACAGGATGTGCCGTCATTTTCAAGGACGTTAACGTCGTCATCGTAGAAGGTGGtccaaaacaacaaaagaaatacaaacgTTTGATGCTGAATCGCATACGATGGGAGGAGGACGCCGTCAAGGTTAGCAAACACGACGCGGGATCAGCTGCTCAGCCTGAAACGCGAAATTCTTGCCAGCTCGTTTGGGAAGGTACGACAAAACAACGCAATTTCGGTGACCTCATCTTCAAACTCTGCCCGTCCGAGGTTGTGGCTCGAGAGCATTTTCGCAAACACGGCGTCGAACACTACTGGGACCTGGCTTATTCCACGGCCGTTCTAGAAGAAACGGAAGAGAAGTGA
- the LOC116922914 gene encoding zinc transporter ZIP1: MMLVNKICAAILLVGLRLIAGLLPLKVYRKLDKWGQRGDLKAAEKQTVNKRRKRVDLFLSVFLCFGAGLLLSTCFIHMIPEVRDSLDKVIKSGEYPVLEQFPFAEGIVCLGFFAVYLFEELGELLTGHGHSKKTKKKTNTVGLSNLNAENPVKTITSDSEDDHHKLRTVTISNAEDKNNVPTPKEEETDDDSDHGGGHHGHSHGPPILSDLEQRSVAAAIRGFLLVFALSFHSIFEGMAIGLQPTLKDVWFLFAAVTIHELAIMFCIGMEMLASHIRICLYVAYMVTLGLITPIGVAIGILVTEYFQDPTPFHTLIIAILQGIAAGTLLYVTFLEVLERERRKSGNGLIKLFSVFLGFILLSALEALSGHGNQADHHENQATAGLEFVLQPVTTPQYFFYSPKV, from the exons ATGATGCTCGTTAACAAAATCTGTGCTGCGATCCTTTTGGTGGGCCTCAGACTCATAGCTGGATTGCTACCTTTAAAAGTGTACCGAAAACTTGATAAGTGGGGGCAACGCGGAGATCTTAAAGCGGCTGAGAAGCAAACAGTGAATAAACGCCGAAAACGGGTCGATTTGTTCCTGTCCGTCTTTCTGTGTTTCGGCGCAGGATTGTTACTTTCCACCTGTTTCATTCACATGATTCCAGAG GTACGCGACTCCCTCGACAAGGTAATTAAGTCTGGAGAATACCCTGTTTTGGAACAATTCCCATTCGCGGAGGGCATCGTTTGTTTGGGTTTCTTTGCTGTTTATCTATTCGAAGAGCTAGGTGAACTGTTAACAGGCCATGGTCACTCCAAGAAGaccaagaagaaaacaaatactGTGGGATTATCGAATTTAAATGCTGAAAATCCAGTAAAGACGATTACCTCCGATTCGGAAGATGATCATCACAAATTGAGGACTGTTACAATTTCCAACGCTGAAGACAAAAATAACGTGCCTACCCCGAAAGAGGAAGAAACAGACGACGATTCTGACCATGGAGGCGGACACCACGGTCACAGTCACGGGCCCCCCATACTATCAGACCTGGAACAACGATCAGTGGCGGCCGCGATACGAGGTTTCCTTCTGGTCTTTGCCCTCTCGTTCCATTCCATTTTCGAAGGAATGGCCATTGGTTTGCAACCGACTCTTAAAGATGTTTGGTTCCTTTTTGCGGCTGTCACAATCCACGAGCTCGCTATCATGTTCTGTATCGGTATGGAGATGTTAGCTTCCCACATCCGCATCTGCCTTTACGTCGCCTACATGGTTACTTTGGGCCTTATTACTCCCATCGGAGTTGCAATTGGTATCTTGGTGACTGAATATTTCCAAGATCCCACGCCTTTTCATACCCTCATCATCGCTATCCTGCAAGGCATCGCCGCCGGAACGCTTCTTTATGTGACATTCCTCGAAGTGCTGGAACGCGAGCGGAGAAAATCAGGAAATGGATTAATCAAGCTCTTCTCCGTCTTCCTTGGCTTCATCCTCCTATCGGCACTTGAAGCACTGAGCG GTCACGGAAATCAAGCGGAtcatcacgaaaatcaagccACTGCAGGACTGGAGTTTGTTTTGCAGCCTGTCACAACACCGCAATACTTTTTCTATTCACCAAAggtttaa
- the LOC116922944 gene encoding EEF1A lysine methyltransferase 2 isoform X5, with protein MATENSSLTTGENEEESSSVLGTKNFWDQQYVTELENFKDHGDIGEIWFGKKVMDSIVKWTTDKFEKKINILDLGCGNGVLLIQLAQKGFENLVGVDYSESAVVLANTIAESRQAKISYKTMDVLSEGGVDSEDHEKYDLLLDKGTFDAISLMEDFGSAVRERYLKATSSLLKEDGLFLIATCNWTINEIMQHMETYYSRMEVIPTPSMQFGGQQGNKVSVVVFRKNS; from the exons ATGGCAACAGAGAACAGCTCACTTACCACtggagaaaatgaagaagaatcaTCATCAGTACTAGGAACAAAGAACTT TTGGGACCAGCAGTATGTAACCGAACTGGAAAATTTCAAAGATCATGGAGATATTG gGGAAATATGGTTTGGGAAAAAAGTAATGGATTCAATTGTAAAATGGACAACAgacaagtttgaaaaaaagattaacATTTTGGATCTTGGCTGTGGTAATGGAGTGCTTCTTATTCAGCTG GCTCAGAAGGGATTCGAGAACCTCGTGGGTGTCGATTACTCCGAATCGGCTGTCGTCTTAGCCAACACAATTGCGGAAAGTCGCCAAGCAAAAATAAGTTACAAA ACAATGGACGTGCTTAGCGAAGGTGGAGTCGATAGTGAGGACCATGAGAAATATGACTTACTCCTAGACAAGGGGACGTTTGACGCCATTTCGCTGATGGAAGATTTCGGCTCGGCGGTGCGCGAACGTTACCTCAAAGCCACGTCTAGTCTGTTGAAAGAAGACGGGCTGTTTCTCATAGCTACCTGCAATTGGACTATTAACGAAATTATGCAACACATGGAAACCT ACTATAGCCGGATGGAAGTCATACCAACACCTTCAATGCAGTTCGGTGGACAGCAGGGGAACAAAGTCAGCGTTGTCGTCTTCCGGAAGAACAGTTAA
- the LOC116922944 gene encoding zinc transporter ZIP3 isoform X2, translating to MLLVSKICSAILLAVLRLLAGLLPLKVHRKLEKWSSQGGGQNGSRRRDRVEIFLSMFLCFGAGLLLSTCFVHMIPEVRTSFVQASKVGDWPLLELYPFAEVVICIGFFAVYLLEEMGEKMIKHDPPEENAHEMERSKSQSLLGLEIDGHQRRNSNHHSHGDHAHAHGPALSAEEQKSVAAAIRGFLLVAALSFHSIFEGMAIGLQPTLSDVWFLFTAVIVHELAIMFCIGMEMLASKLRVLLYVIYMVELGLITSGIAAGTLLYVTFLEVLERERHKPGNGLAKLLAIAIGFFLLTVMETLTGQHDPVTTNSTALPMNSSIVLEEKPFDVSLILNATLS from the exons ATGCTACTCGTCAGTAAAATATGTTCAGCTATTCTTCTAGCTGTACTCAGACTGTTGGCTGGTTTGCTACCTCTAAAAGTCCATCGAAAACTGGAAAAATGGAGCAGTCAAGGTGGTGGACAAAATGGAAGCCGACGACGGGATCGAGTAGAAATTTTTCTCTCAATGTTTCTCTGTTTCGGTGCTGGACTTCTGCTATCTACTTGCTTCGTTCACATGATTCCAGAA GTTCGGACGTCTTTCGTTCAGGCTTCGAAGGTTGGTGATTGGCCTTTACTGGAACTATACCCTTTCGCAGAAGTCGTCATCTGCATAGGTTTCTTTGCCGTCTATCTCCTGGAAGAGATGGGCGAGAAAATGATCAAACACGATCCACCTGAAGAAAATGCACATGAAATGGAGAGGTCGAAATCTCAATCGTTACTCGGTTTAGAGATTGATGGTCATCAACGAAGAAACAGTAACCACCACAGTCACGGAGATCACGCTCACGCTCACGGCCCGGCATTGTCTGCTGAAGAACAGAAATCTGTCGCTGCGGCGATCCGTGGATTTCTGTTGGTAGCCGCCTTGtcatttcattcaattttcgAAGGAATGGCCATCGGTTTGCAGCCTACACTCAGCGACGTGTGGTTTCTTTTCACGGCCGTTATCGTTCACGAACTGGCCATTATGTTCTGCATCGGGATGGAGATGCTAGCATCTAAACTTCGTGTTCTCCTCTATGTCATTTACATGGTTGAGCTAGGATTAATCACATCG GGTATCGCTGCTGGTACGCTTCTCTACGTCACGTTTCTTGAAGTTCTGGAACGTGAACGCCATAAGCCGGGTAACGGTCTAGCTAAACTGTTGGCCATCGCCATCGGATTTTTCCTCCTCACTGTCATGGAGACCTTAA CTGGACAGCACGATCCTGTTACGACTAACAGTACGGCCTTACCTATGAATAGCTCCATCGTTCTAGAAGAGAAGCCGTTTGATGTGTCACTTATTCTGAACGCCACCTTGTCGTAG
- the LOC123472569 gene encoding uncharacterized protein LOC123472569 yields the protein MESKSCSRSLPKLNWNMANDFLFFFFSSFLIIALAGAAPSESQLNHTPLIMGPHCHMPISVNKTTCYWKGLSPFCFARDDCPENTFLICKDRCGDGGCCWTGEKALCCPMDQE from the exons ATGGAAAGCAAGTCTTGTTCTCGCTCTCTACCCAAA TTGAATTGGAACATGGCAAAcgatttccttttcttctttttctcctcctTTTTAATTATCGCATTGGCCGGAGCAG CTCCTTCGGAATCCCAATTGAATCATACACCTCTAATCATGGGACCCCATTGTCATATGCCCATTAGCGTCAATAAAACCACTTGCTACTGGAAAGGATTGTCCCCATTCTGTTTTGCCAGAGATGATTGCCCGGAAAACACCTTCCTGATTTGCAAAGACAGATGCGGCGATGGAGGATGTTGTTGGACTGGAGAAAAGGCTTTGTGTTGCCCAATGGACCAAGAATAG
- the LOC116922944 gene encoding EEF1A lysine methyltransferase 2 isoform X4, which translates to MATENSSLTTGENEEESSSVLGTKNFWDQQYVTELENFKDHGDIGEIWFGKKVMDSIVKWTTDKFEKKINILDLGCGNGVLLIQLAQKGFENLVGVDYSESAVVLANTIAESRQAKISYKTMDVLSEGGVDSEDHEKYDLLLDKGTFDAISLMEDFGSAVRERYLKATSSLLKEDGLFLIATCNWTINEIMQHMETYYSRMEVIPTPSMQFGGQQGNKVSVVVFRKNKLP; encoded by the exons ATGGCAACAGAGAACAGCTCACTTACCACtggagaaaatgaagaagaatcaTCATCAGTACTAGGAACAAAGAACTT TTGGGACCAGCAGTATGTAACCGAACTGGAAAATTTCAAAGATCATGGAGATATTG gGGAAATATGGTTTGGGAAAAAAGTAATGGATTCAATTGTAAAATGGACAACAgacaagtttgaaaaaaagattaacATTTTGGATCTTGGCTGTGGTAATGGAGTGCTTCTTATTCAGCTG GCTCAGAAGGGATTCGAGAACCTCGTGGGTGTCGATTACTCCGAATCGGCTGTCGTCTTAGCCAACACAATTGCGGAAAGTCGCCAAGCAAAAATAAGTTACAAA ACAATGGACGTGCTTAGCGAAGGTGGAGTCGATAGTGAGGACCATGAGAAATATGACTTACTCCTAGACAAGGGGACGTTTGACGCCATTTCGCTGATGGAAGATTTCGGCTCGGCGGTGCGCGAACGTTACCTCAAAGCCACGTCTAGTCTGTTGAAAGAAGACGGGCTGTTTCTCATAGCTACCTGCAATTGGACTATTAACGAAATTATGCAACACATGGAAACCT ACTATAGCCGGATGGAAGTCATACCAACACCTTCAATGCAGTTCGGTGGACAGCAGGGGAACAAAGTCAGCGTTGTCGTCTTCCGGAAGAACA AACTTCCCTAA